From Heliomicrobium modesticaldum Ice1, a single genomic window includes:
- a CDS encoding ABC transporter permease yields the protein MNKWEDFRRYRDLVIALALRDVKMRYQLTVLGLYWAIINPLLTALIMGFIFEKIFRASGLEGVPYVIYLFTGLTFWNLFANSVTTAANCLTGQAALLSKQYFPRIILPIASVLARFVDMLLSMVAVFIILYIYDISVGPYAWQIVGLLIIQLIFTLGMSFLVSSLNVLFRDVSQIVTILLALWMYLSPIFYSFNQIPGDLSFKNYILYNAIGQIVDMERNALLGGPGLNLDILLVSFGISCATFFFGYVVFKRIEPLIAEVM from the coding sequence ATGAATAAGTGGGAAGATTTTCGGCGATATAGGGATCTTGTCATTGCGCTTGCCTTGCGAGATGTAAAAATGAGATATCAGCTCACTGTTTTGGGATTGTATTGGGCGATCATAAATCCATTATTGACTGCACTGATCATGGGATTTATTTTTGAAAAAATATTTCGCGCCAGCGGATTAGAAGGGGTTCCTTACGTCATTTATTTATTTACCGGGTTGACTTTTTGGAATCTTTTTGCCAATTCAGTTACTACGGCAGCGAATTGCCTTACAGGACAGGCTGCGTTACTATCAAAGCAGTACTTTCCGCGCATTATTTTGCCAATAGCTTCTGTCTTAGCGCGATTTGTGGATATGTTGTTATCCATGGTTGCAGTCTTTATCATATTGTATATATATGACATATCTGTAGGCCCCTATGCATGGCAGATCGTTGGGTTACTGATCATACAGTTGATCTTTACGCTGGGCATGTCCTTTTTGGTCTCATCGCTGAATGTGTTGTTCCGGGATGTAAGTCAGATCGTAACAATATTACTGGCTTTGTGGATGTATCTATCCCCTATTTTCTATTCTTTCAACCAAATACCAGGTGACTTATCCTTTAAGAACTATATCTTATATAATGCTATCGGACAAATTGTTGATATGGAGCGGAATGCGCTCCTTGGAGGACCTGGTCTAAATCTTGATATATTGCTCGTTTCTTTTGGTATTTCCTGTGCAACGTTTTTTTTCGGCTATGTTGTCTTTAAGCGAATCGAACCCCTGATTGCGGAGGTAATGTAA
- a CDS encoding IS1380-like element ISHmo1 family transposase, protein MTMKKFIIEQSNEELTPVTGLALVGALLRKTSLKLRLDKSTVPTCLTPDISHGTVALSYLGLLCQGKNDFDAIELARGDDFFRYAMGVDIVPSSPTLRQRFEKVVETDLKWNDIIMEESARLIKKAKAPLTPVRVGATDYLTVDVDVTPLDNSGSKKEGVTRTYKGNDGFAPILAYLGQEGYCINVELRPGKDHSQKGTPQFLTKSINYARQCGAEKLLVRMDSGFDSVDNIRVLRAENVDYIIKRNLRQETPEMWRDIALKNGQARIVREGKVEYMGSVMWKVGNMEQRERVVFHVVERTILSNGQQLLLPELEVATYWTSLPVSPEELIHLQRDHGTSEQFHSELKTDLDLERLPSGKFKVNDLVFHFGALAYNLLRIVGQMSLHHPDSPLKRKAHTQRRRIRTVLQNVITIASRLVRHARQVKLRLGAHSPWYATFKDLYLAFS, encoded by the coding sequence ATGACCATGAAGAAGTTCATTATCGAGCAATCGAATGAGGAGCTTACACCGGTAACTGGATTGGCGCTCGTGGGCGCCTTGTTAAGAAAGACTTCATTGAAATTGCGATTGGATAAGTCCACTGTGCCCACTTGTTTGACACCAGATATAAGCCACGGAACTGTTGCTCTGAGCTACCTGGGCCTTCTCTGTCAGGGAAAGAATGACTTCGATGCGATTGAGCTGGCTCGTGGAGATGACTTTTTTCGATACGCCATGGGCGTCGACATCGTACCCTCCAGTCCCACGTTACGACAACGATTTGAAAAGGTTGTTGAGACGGATTTGAAATGGAACGACATCATTATGGAAGAATCTGCTCGTCTCATCAAAAAAGCAAAAGCTCCCCTGACACCTGTTCGGGTCGGCGCTACGGACTATCTGACGGTAGACGTAGATGTGACGCCATTGGATAATTCCGGTTCCAAAAAAGAGGGGGTGACGCGCACCTACAAAGGTAATGATGGCTTTGCGCCCATACTAGCCTACCTCGGTCAAGAAGGCTACTGCATAAACGTTGAGCTGCGTCCGGGCAAAGATCATAGCCAGAAAGGAACGCCCCAGTTCTTAACAAAGAGCATCAATTACGCACGCCAGTGCGGAGCTGAGAAGCTTCTGGTACGCATGGATTCCGGCTTTGACAGCGTCGATAACATACGTGTCCTCCGCGCAGAGAATGTTGACTACATAATCAAACGTAACCTTCGCCAAGAAACTCCCGAAATGTGGAGGGACATCGCCCTTAAAAATGGGCAGGCCCGAATTGTTCGGGAAGGAAAAGTGGAGTATATGGGCAGTGTAATGTGGAAGGTCGGCAATATGGAACAACGTGAACGGGTGGTTTTCCATGTCGTGGAACGAACCATCTTGTCCAATGGGCAGCAATTGCTGCTTCCAGAGTTAGAAGTGGCCACGTACTGGACGTCGTTACCCGTCTCGCCGGAAGAATTGATCCATTTGCAAAGAGATCACGGAACCAGCGAGCAATTCCATAGCGAGTTAAAAACGGACCTTGATTTGGAACGACTGCCTAGTGGAAAATTTAAGGTCAATGATCTGGTCTTTCATTTCGGTGCGCTTGCCTATAACCTGCTTCGCATCGTTGGTCAAATGAGCTTACACCATCCGGATTCTCCCCTAAAGAGAAAGGCCCATACGCAGCGCCGCCGGATACGCACGGTACTTCAAAATGTGATCACCATTGCGTCTCGATTGGTGAGACATGCCAGACAAGTGAAGCTCCGGCTCGGGGCGCATAGTCCCTGGTACGCAACGTTTAAGGATCTCTATCTTGCTTTTTCGTAA
- a CDS encoding FkbM family methyltransferase, whose amino-acid sequence MMAKNGVEKFGEHIPWEIAVQLGIKNFAKDGDCVLDIGANVGAISIAMSRLVGENGVVYAFEANPNLEATIKANLEINESHNVKLTNKAVWQNLRNRNSTKQMSDLLRLTDLMAIPILSLNV is encoded by the coding sequence ATGATGGCTAAAAATGGGGTAGAAAAATTCGGGGAACATATTCCATGGGAAATTGCTGTTCAACTAGGTATAAAAAATTTCGCAAAGGATGGTGATTGTGTACTCGATATAGGAGCTAATGTCGGCGCTATTTCTATTGCTATGTCTCGATTGGTTGGTGAGAACGGGGTTGTATACGCATTTGAGGCAAACCCGAATCTCGAAGCAACGATTAAAGCCAATTTAGAAATAAATGAAAGTCATAATGTAAAGTTGACAAATAAAGCAGTTTGGCAGAACCTACGCAATCGAAATAGCACCAAGCAAATGAGCGACCTCTTACGGTTAACCGATTTAATGGCGATACCAATTCTCTCTTTAAATGTTTAA
- a CDS encoding D-sedoheptulose-7-phosphate isomerase, producing the protein MMRELIKERIGQVVALFQSIDEDTMASIESAAQMIIDCIRKDGAVYVLGNGGSAADSQHFVGEMVGRFLKERKPFRFVALTTNTSILTCIGNDYAFDKVFERQVEASVRPGDVLFAISTSGNSENIILALQKARDMGCITIGLAGLTGGRMAELCDVLIRVPSVLTPRIQECHIFIIHVLSELIEQYLYQNSSNEG; encoded by the coding sequence ATGATGCGTGAGCTGATCAAGGAACGAATCGGACAGGTAGTAGCTCTGTTTCAATCTATAGACGAAGACACGATGGCGTCCATCGAGTCGGCCGCGCAGATGATCATTGATTGCATCCGTAAAGATGGCGCGGTTTATGTCTTGGGAAACGGCGGCTCTGCCGCCGATTCCCAGCATTTTGTCGGAGAAATGGTAGGGCGCTTTCTAAAGGAACGCAAGCCATTTCGTTTTGTGGCATTAACAACGAATACCTCTATTTTAACTTGCATCGGCAACGATTACGCCTTTGACAAAGTCTTTGAAAGACAGGTTGAAGCATCTGTACGTCCCGGAGACGTTTTATTTGCGATTAGCACATCAGGAAATTCTGAGAACATCATATTAGCCTTGCAAAAAGCTAGAGATATGGGTTGTATTACAATCGGTTTAGCCGGCTTAACAGGCGGCCGGATGGCAGAGCTATGTGATGTACTAATCCGGGTTCCTTCAGTTTTGACTCCTCGTATACAAGAATGTCATATTTTTATCATCCATGTGCTTAGCGAACTGATCGAGCAGTATCTTTACCAGAACAGTAGCAATGAGGGGTAA
- a CDS encoding ABC transporter ATP-binding protein, with product MALLEIQDVSKKFVLQNYSGQRLSNLFTSLLEARKYSNKRDFWALKNIDITLEQGKSLAIIGKNGCGKSTLLKLINGTLRPTTGSVRVNGTKSALIELGAGFHGDFTGRDNVFLSGMIMGMSKSEIKKRFDEIVDFAEIEEFIDVPVKYYSSGMHARLGFSVAIAVKPQLLIVDEVLAVGDANFKMKCEKRITEMKKQGVSLLFVTHDLSKIRTICEEGLWLNKGIVMSQGDIDTVVEQYANFINLGVA from the coding sequence TTGGCGTTGCTAGAGATTCAGGATGTGAGCAAAAAGTTTGTTTTACAAAACTATTCCGGACAGCGTCTTTCCAACCTGTTTACTTCTTTACTTGAAGCAAGAAAATACTCAAACAAACGAGACTTTTGGGCGTTAAAGAATATTGATATTACGCTGGAGCAGGGAAAGAGCCTTGCGATCATCGGAAAAAACGGCTGCGGAAAAAGCACACTCTTAAAATTGATTAATGGCACATTACGTCCTACAACAGGAAGCGTGCGCGTAAATGGGACAAAGTCCGCTTTAATCGAATTAGGCGCTGGTTTTCATGGTGATTTTACAGGACGTGACAACGTTTTTTTAAGCGGTATGATCATGGGGATGTCCAAAAGTGAGATCAAAAAAAGGTTTGATGAAATTGTAGACTTTGCAGAGATTGAAGAGTTTATTGATGTTCCTGTAAAGTACTACTCATCAGGGATGCATGCGCGACTAGGATTCTCCGTAGCTATCGCAGTAAAACCTCAATTGTTAATTGTAGATGAAGTGTTAGCTGTTGGTGATGCTAACTTCAAAATGAAGTGTGAAAAACGGATTACTGAAATGAAAAAACAAGGAGTCAGCCTTTTGTTTGTCACCCATGACCTATCAAAGATCCGTACCATATGCGAAGAAGGATTATGGTTAAATAAAGGCATTGTCATGAGTCAGGGCGATATTGATACAGTGGTTGAACAGTATGCGAATTTTATTAACCTGGGTGTGGCGTAA
- a CDS encoding ATP-binding protein has translation MTNTVNDLYQRTSVIITSNKSFEEWPEVFGDSVITTAILDRLVHYSELFSLSGDSYRMTHRKTFLTA, from the coding sequence TTGACAAACACCGTCAACGACCTGTACCAGCGAACATCAGTCATCATCACATCCAACAAGAGCTTCGAAGAGTGGCCTGAAGTCTTTGGCGACAGTGTGATCACCACCGCCATTCTGGACCGGCTCGTCCACTACAGCGAACTTTTCTCTTTATCCGGGGACAGCTACCGGATGACCCATCGCAAGACCTTTTTGACGGCATGA
- a CDS encoding GHMP kinase, whose translation MIIARAPVRVSFLGGATDYPEFFQKHGGAVLGTAIDKYAFIAVSERFGEIFDEQIRIAYSRVEQVGSVDDIEHLPFRECLRRCGVTENVEVNYFANLPAFTGLGSSSTFVATLLQALYAYKGVFVHGMDLAYETIDMERKVLKESVGCQDQVFAAMGGFNLIEFRGERDIVVNRLPLSPGRVLEFQEHLMMFFTGIKRRAEEVVKKQIKRMDLNEERLKRMLMMVDDGYKILTGNKAIEEFGNLLHQSWCEKRSLESTITNSEIDNMYNAGMEAGAIGGKLLGAGGGGFILFFVPPERKQAVRERLKNYYELKFNINAPGSQIILNQ comes from the coding sequence GTGATTATTGCGAGGGCGCCAGTCAGAGTAAGTTTCTTAGGGGGAGCTACCGATTACCCAGAATTTTTTCAAAAACACGGTGGGGCAGTCCTGGGAACAGCTATTGATAAATATGCCTTCATCGCGGTCAGTGAGCGTTTTGGCGAAATCTTTGATGAGCAGATCCGGATTGCCTATAGTCGAGTGGAGCAGGTCGGAAGCGTAGATGACATCGAACATCTGCCTTTTCGCGAATGCTTGCGCCGCTGCGGTGTTACTGAGAACGTAGAAGTCAACTATTTCGCCAATCTACCCGCCTTTACAGGGTTAGGTTCTTCCTCTACTTTCGTGGCCACGCTGTTACAAGCCCTCTATGCTTATAAAGGTGTATTTGTACATGGAATGGACTTAGCTTATGAAACGATAGATATGGAACGAAAAGTTCTAAAAGAAAGTGTAGGCTGTCAAGACCAGGTCTTTGCCGCTATGGGAGGATTCAATCTCATCGAATTCCGTGGGGAACGCGATATCGTCGTAAATCGACTCCCCCTGTCGCCTGGCCGTGTGTTGGAGTTCCAAGAACACCTGATGATGTTTTTTACTGGCATAAAGCGCAGGGCCGAAGAGGTTGTAAAAAAACAAATCAAACGCATGGACCTAAACGAAGAGCGTCTCAAGCGGATGCTCATGATGGTTGACGATGGCTACAAGATCCTAACTGGCAATAAAGCGATAGAAGAGTTTGGCAATCTGTTGCATCAGTCATGGTGCGAAAAACGCAGCCTCGAATCGACGATCACAAACAGTGAGATCGATAACATGTATAATGCCGGCATGGAAGCAGGGGCTATTGGCGGCAAGCTGCTAGGAGCAGGTGGCGGTGGCTTCATCTTGTTTTTTGTGCCTCCTGAACGAAAGCAAGCAGTGCGAGAACGACTAAAAAATTATTATGAATTAAAATTTAACATCAATGCACCGGGTAGTCAGATTATCCTGAATCAGTGA
- a CDS encoding NAD-dependent epimerase/dehydratase family protein, whose amino-acid sequence MKKKHIVVTGSTGFLGRHLVPILEKQYGRENVTALSSKDYDLMDPIQVKQMFNDCPMDVLVHLAAYSGGIGANRKYPADFYYRNTLLTALVFEEAGKRKITKLIYPMGGCSYPAKAISPIDEEQMWLGYPQEESAGYSAAKKMGIVASRSYRTQYGLNSVVLIPGNMYGEYDNFRNDESHVVPAMIRRYFEAMRGGAPEVIMWGTGNPQRDFVYAGDVAATIPWFIENYDSSEPVNISSGTTTPIRVLAETIKKQMNYPGDILWDTSKPDGQMIKIFDVKRLTSLGLNCPTTLEEGLKRTINWFVANYDNASDGLRI is encoded by the coding sequence ATGAAGAAAAAACACATCGTAGTGACCGGTTCAACAGGCTTTCTTGGACGTCATCTCGTGCCAATATTAGAAAAGCAATACGGCAGAGAAAATGTGACGGCCTTATCGAGCAAAGATTATGACCTGATGGATCCGATTCAGGTGAAGCAGATGTTCAATGACTGTCCCATGGATGTGCTTGTTCATCTTGCGGCGTATTCCGGCGGCATCGGCGCCAATCGTAAATATCCTGCCGATTTTTATTATCGCAACACCCTACTGACGGCGCTGGTCTTTGAAGAAGCCGGTAAACGCAAGATCACAAAGCTGATCTATCCGATGGGTGGGTGTAGCTACCCGGCTAAAGCCATTTCTCCAATTGATGAAGAACAAATGTGGTTGGGATATCCGCAGGAAGAGAGCGCAGGCTATTCGGCCGCCAAGAAGATGGGGATCGTGGCGAGCCGTTCTTATCGCACCCAGTATGGGCTCAACTCTGTCGTCTTGATTCCCGGCAACATGTATGGTGAGTACGATAACTTCCGAAATGACGAATCCCATGTCGTTCCCGCCATGATTCGCCGTTATTTTGAAGCCATGCGCGGCGGCGCCCCTGAAGTGATCATGTGGGGCACCGGAAATCCGCAGCGTGATTTTGTCTACGCCGGCGATGTTGCGGCCACCATTCCTTGGTTCATTGAGAACTATGATTCCAGCGAACCTGTAAACATCTCATCAGGCACCACCACACCGATACGTGTGCTCGCTGAGACGATCAAAAAACAGATGAATTATCCTGGCGACATTCTTTGGGATACTTCTAAGCCTGATGGTCAGATGATCAAAATTTTTGACGTAAAACGGCTGACGTCACTCGGATTGAACTGCCCGACTACCCTGGAAGAGGGCTTAAAGAGGACGATCAATTGGTTCGTTGCCAATTATGACAATGCTTCAGATGGACTTCGGATCTAG
- a CDS encoding transposase, producing the protein MFRKNTQHKQEELFNSFTGMNPKVQKSMQGTWAPLFYEHVFFHIDETPFAVLYSSHNGRPNFPINILLSLEFIKHMKDYTDEEILEQFHFNFQVMYALGIRNLGEVYLAERTLYEFRRRLYEYTISHPEQEDLIFRQFRKLTEHFMTIAGIASREQPMDSTQVQTNIKLAGRLSLAFDVVEKAVRECPAAHLPEALKPFAEPGFRNQFLYRCKTKETLGRIQEMLNQCALLLDIAEAHPESLRKETVALLQRFLQEQATYHAEKKQWIAKANKDIAADAIQSAHDPDVTYRKKGRQGYVGLVANVAETCANENPVQMITHYQVEKNSVSDTELLTQSMETLKKETGLTDLYVDGAYFSSKTEELAQENHVCIHYTNMTGRERKAEKLPVLAFTFDNNKAIVSCPACYNPLDTSFDEKRKVLIAEFERSTCQECPMQPACPVKIQSKKATVTIKQSSILAAQARERTMQIKKERLAATSKRAAIEGSISSIKRGQGAGRLRVRGIVKATLVFGMKVLGHNFRQLFRCFKKGFCQKLATIYREEQGISAPI; encoded by the coding sequence GTGTTTCGGAAAAACACCCAACATAAACAAGAGGAATTATTTAACAGTTTTACAGGAATGAATCCAAAGGTACAGAAAAGCATGCAAGGCACTTGGGCGCCCTTGTTCTACGAACACGTCTTTTTTCACATCGACGAAACCCCCTTCGCTGTTCTATACAGCAGCCACAATGGGCGTCCGAACTTTCCGATCAACATCCTGCTTTCCCTCGAGTTCATTAAACATATGAAAGACTACACCGACGAAGAGATCCTGGAACAGTTCCATTTCAACTTTCAGGTCATGTATGCCCTCGGCATCCGCAATCTGGGCGAAGTGTACCTGGCCGAGCGCACCCTCTATGAGTTCCGCCGCCGCCTTTATGAGTACACCATCAGCCACCCCGAACAAGAAGATCTTATCTTCCGTCAGTTTCGAAAGCTGACAGAACATTTTATGACCATCGCGGGAATCGCAAGCCGAGAACAGCCTATGGATTCGACGCAGGTTCAGACCAACATCAAGCTCGCCGGTCGTCTTTCCCTTGCCTTTGACGTCGTTGAAAAAGCTGTGCGTGAATGTCCGGCCGCCCATTTGCCGGAAGCACTGAAACCTTTTGCCGAACCCGGTTTCCGGAACCAATTCCTCTATCGTTGCAAGACCAAAGAGACGCTGGGACGCATCCAGGAGATGCTGAATCAGTGCGCCCTGCTATTGGACATTGCCGAAGCACACCCGGAAAGCCTGCGGAAAGAAACGGTTGCTTTGCTCCAACGCTTTCTTCAAGAGCAGGCCACATACCATGCCGAAAAGAAGCAGTGGATCGCCAAAGCCAACAAAGACATCGCAGCAGACGCTATCCAATCAGCCCACGACCCCGACGTGACCTATCGGAAAAAAGGCCGTCAAGGCTATGTGGGTCTTGTAGCGAACGTAGCAGAAACATGCGCGAACGAAAACCCGGTTCAGATGATCACACACTATCAGGTCGAAAAAAACAGCGTCAGTGACACCGAATTGCTAACCCAGAGCATGGAGACTCTCAAAAAAGAAACCGGGCTGACCGATCTGTATGTGGATGGCGCATACTTCAGCAGCAAAACAGAGGAGCTTGCCCAAGAAAACCATGTCTGTATCCACTACACGAATATGACAGGGAGAGAAAGAAAAGCCGAAAAGCTGCCCGTGCTCGCCTTTACCTTCGACAACAACAAAGCCATCGTCTCTTGTCCGGCGTGCTACAACCCGCTGGATACATCCTTCGATGAAAAACGAAAAGTTCTCATTGCCGAATTCGAAAGAAGCACCTGCCAAGAGTGTCCCATGCAACCAGCTTGTCCTGTGAAGATTCAATCGAAGAAAGCCACCGTAACCATCAAGCAGTCGTCAATCCTAGCAGCACAAGCGCGCGAACGAACCATGCAGATCAAAAAGGAGCGCTTGGCAGCGACGAGCAAGCGAGCCGCCATTGAAGGCAGCATCTCTTCCATCAAACGAGGACAAGGTGCGGGAAGACTTCGGGTGAGAGGCATTGTCAAAGCAACGTTGGTCTTCGGCATGAAAGTCCTAGGGCACAACTTTCGTCAACTGTTCCGATGCTTCAAGAAAGGATTTTGCCAAAAACTTGCAACAATCTATCGAGAGGAACAAGGGATAAGTGCGCCTATTTGA
- a CDS encoding NAD-dependent epimerase/dehydratase family protein, producing MKVLVTGGAGYIGSVLVPTLLNEGFEVVVLDNFAFKQNSLLECCVNEKFSVVRGDCRDKSTLQSVMKDVDIIIPLAALVGAPLCKIDPIATQTINYDAIKTLLSIRSKEQRILFPCTNSGYGVGEKGKFCTEESPLRPISLYGQTKVEAEKAILDAGNSISFRLATVFGTSPRMRIDLLVNDFVYRAVNDRVVVVFEGHFKRNYIHIRDVVRAFLHGIRNFDSMKDQPYNLGLSEANLSKLELCQEIQKQIPQFVFMEAPVGEDPDKRDYIVSNEKIEKTGYKPVHSLEMGIIELIKGYTLLRNSKYANV from the coding sequence ATGAAAGTACTTGTCACTGGTGGCGCCGGTTATATCGGTTCAGTCCTCGTTCCCACGCTGTTAAATGAGGGTTTTGAAGTCGTTGTGCTCGACAACTTTGCATTTAAGCAAAACTCTCTCTTGGAATGTTGTGTAAATGAGAAGTTTTCCGTTGTGCGCGGAGACTGTCGTGATAAGAGTACATTGCAATCTGTAATGAAAGATGTTGATATTATCATTCCCCTGGCTGCGCTGGTTGGGGCTCCTCTGTGTAAAATTGACCCAATTGCCACGCAGACGATCAACTATGACGCCATCAAGACGCTGCTGTCCATCCGTTCCAAGGAGCAGCGGATACTATTCCCCTGTACGAACAGCGGATATGGCGTCGGTGAAAAAGGGAAGTTTTGTACAGAAGAGTCCCCCTTACGACCTATATCCCTCTATGGACAGACGAAAGTGGAAGCGGAGAAGGCGATCCTTGACGCAGGCAACAGCATCTCTTTCCGTCTGGCTACCGTCTTTGGCACATCGCCTCGGATGCGGATTGACTTGCTGGTAAATGACTTTGTTTACCGGGCTGTTAACGACCGGGTTGTTGTTGTATTTGAGGGCCACTTTAAACGAAATTATATTCATATCCGGGACGTTGTTAGAGCCTTTTTACATGGCATTCGAAACTTTGATTCGATGAAAGACCAGCCCTATAACTTGGGTCTAAGCGAAGCCAACCTGTCCAAACTTGAACTTTGTCAAGAGATTCAAAAACAAATCCCCCAGTTTGTTTTTATGGAAGCGCCTGTGGGTGAAGACCCGGATAAACGGGATTACATCGTTTCAAACGAAAAAATTGAGAAAACAGGTTACAAGCCTGTTCATTCCCTAGAGATGGGAATTATAGAATTGATTAAAGGATACACCTTGCTGCGTAATTCTAAATATGCGAACGTATAA
- the gmhB gene encoding D-glycero-beta-D-manno-heptose 1,7-bisphosphate 7-phosphatase — protein sequence MQAVILVGGLGARLGTLTKKMPKPMMDIGGKPFLELIINNLKRFGIKNILLLVGYRCHDIIDYFQDGSRWNVIIRYSIEREPAGTGGALLLASDKLEDEFLLLNGDTFFDFNILDLLVRVPHGKWEFKVALTPSKSSERYGSIIINNENRVTSFVEKRTHLKSALINSGIYHVRKSILKYIDSIPCSLENHVLPKIVSNEQMYGYIYNGYFVDIGIPCDLERGRMDLPDRKRPAAFLDRDGVINYDKGYVHKKEDFNWMQGAIEAIKYLNDIGYYVIVITNQAGVARGYYTEEQLNAFHLWINEQLIEQGGHIDKFYYCPHHPTEGIGPYRIICDCRKPSSGLIIKAMEEFNIDKKTSFLLGDKDTDIIAGKEAQINSFLFTGHNLLDEIILILNRL from the coding sequence ATGCAAGCCGTTATCCTGGTTGGTGGGTTAGGCGCTCGTCTAGGTACTCTGACGAAGAAAATGCCGAAACCGATGATGGATATTGGTGGTAAACCCTTTTTGGAGTTAATCATTAATAATTTAAAACGTTTTGGAATAAAAAATATTTTACTCCTTGTGGGGTATAGGTGCCACGACATTATTGATTATTTCCAAGATGGCTCTCGATGGAATGTAATAATACGCTATTCAATTGAACGAGAGCCTGCGGGTACGGGTGGAGCCTTACTTCTGGCAAGTGATAAATTAGAAGATGAATTTTTATTGCTAAATGGAGACACTTTCTTTGACTTTAATATTTTAGACTTACTTGTACGTGTTCCTCATGGAAAATGGGAGTTTAAAGTAGCCTTAACACCTTCGAAATCTTCAGAACGTTATGGAAGTATAATTATTAATAATGAAAATAGAGTGACTTCTTTTGTAGAGAAAAGAACTCATTTAAAAAGTGCGCTTATTAATTCAGGCATATACCATGTACGTAAGTCTATTCTTAAATACATTGACTCTATACCTTGTTCTTTAGAGAATCATGTGTTGCCGAAAATAGTATCCAATGAACAGATGTATGGGTATATCTATAATGGTTATTTTGTTGATATTGGTATTCCCTGCGACTTAGAAAGAGGAAGGATGGATTTGCCCGATAGAAAGCGTCCAGCAGCGTTTCTAGATAGAGATGGAGTTATAAATTATGATAAAGGATACGTTCACAAGAAGGAAGATTTTAATTGGATGCAAGGTGCTATTGAGGCGATTAAGTATTTAAATGATATTGGATATTATGTAATCGTGATTACTAATCAAGCTGGTGTTGCACGCGGTTATTATACTGAAGAACAATTAAATGCGTTCCATTTATGGATTAACGAACAATTGATTGAACAAGGGGGACACATAGACAAATTCTATTATTGTCCTCACCACCCTACTGAAGGGATAGGGCCTTATCGGATTATATGCGATTGTAGAAAGCCAAGTTCAGGTTTGATTATTAAAGCCATGGAGGAATTTAATATCGATAAAAAAACAAGCTTCTTACTAGGAGATAAAGATACGGATATTATTGCGGGAAAAGAAGCACAAATAAATAGCTTTTTATTTACGGGACATAATCTACTTGATGAGATAATCTTAATATTAAATCGATTATAA
- a CDS encoding NAD-dependent epimerase/dehydratase family protein has protein sequence MIFILGGNGFVGSAFVRWCEEQQRPYVNITRDNYKDYVGQRCDVFVNANGNSKKFLAAKEPMSDFALSVESVRRSLEDFHYGVYVYLSSCDVYPDCSTSDANSEDTVIDVRQQSPYGFHKYLAEQCVRHRAEKWLILRMGGFVGPNLKKNPIYDILHGGPLWVDPESELQFLPTDEMPRIVTRILEAGRTNETFNTCGRGVVKLSDVMKRSGRHVNVVEEAARVRYEVNVSKLSRIFDIPESSASVQNYITMYK, from the coding sequence ATGATATTTATTTTAGGTGGTAATGGTTTTGTAGGTTCTGCCTTCGTCCGCTGGTGTGAAGAGCAACAGAGGCCCTATGTAAACATTACCCGTGACAACTATAAGGATTATGTAGGCCAAAGATGCGATGTCTTCGTCAACGCAAACGGAAACTCAAAAAAGTTTCTAGCTGCAAAAGAGCCAATGAGCGATTTTGCTCTCTCCGTGGAGAGCGTAAGACGCTCGTTGGAAGACTTTCATTACGGCGTCTATGTATATCTGTCCTCATGCGATGTCTATCCCGATTGTTCAACTTCAGACGCTAACTCTGAAGACACGGTGATTGATGTCCGGCAACAAAGTCCCTATGGCTTTCATAAGTATTTGGCCGAGCAGTGTGTCCGCCATCGCGCTGAGAAATGGTTGATCCTCCGGATGGGAGGATTTGTTGGACCCAATCTGAAGAAAAACCCCATTTATGATATCTTGCATGGGGGGCCGCTGTGGGTTGACCCCGAAAGTGAACTGCAATTCCTTCCAACTGATGAGATGCCTAGAATCGTGACAAGAATTTTAGAGGCGGGTAGGACCAACGAGACCTTTAACACTTGTGGTAGAGGTGTTGTGAAATTATCTGATGTGATGAAACGGAGTGGGCGCCACGTTAATGTCGTTGAAGAGGCAGCAAGGGTGCGTTACGAAGTAAATGTATCGAAATTGAGTCGAATTTTTGACATTCCCGAAAGTTCGGCTTCTGTCCAGAATTATATTACTATGTATAAATAA